In Mixophyes fleayi isolate aMixFle1 chromosome 11, aMixFle1.hap1, whole genome shotgun sequence, one DNA window encodes the following:
- the BCL9L gene encoding B-cell CLL/lymphoma 9-like protein isoform X3 — MHPESKLANHGKASSNGGQSQLTNVNQGPKGTGLLGPKANHMSPSGVGLKTTQNQGPNHGKGQRDSAGEAGEQREPGTPSVEPEPKALPCTVPGELAPRSKRRCVLERKQPYSGDEWCSGPDSEEDEKTLVVPHMPGSGSASLPGLNDSSSSSTPHGAGQSLLGEGGGPGGPSKTPSQYVYVFTTYLANTAAEAVLQGRADSILLYHQQNVPRAKLDEDALQKSSSTPDPVAEVSVPTLPHSASPTPANHPTTTSNQTPPAALQTESVVEETNQELTPNTLGNGSSCPVSSHSNPPPLASAPIPGEDPGFVKSAQGTGMTLNQDGLSREQLEHRERSLQTLRDIERLLLHSGAGNESFSKHTPSPVEAPLPPHPPSHASSNLPTPVKKYEEPLQSMITQTQSLGGPGMEQDMGGPQSGPDMGHQMSLMMQRLGQDSLTPEQAAWRKLQEEYYAEKRRKEEHMSIHGRSAPDMMLRGPPPPYHSKPGEQWISNRLPVPLEGQEPMQLRGGGITFQGSRFPGRYGAMQNLPMDTMGVMQRQGRWPEDMTTMGGGQGGFPQGGMAYPGGGQGEVERFLNSHSRDEFLRQQLLEKRPAGMQRQLSISSGQGIDMERMMMQQRQGDSSMFQGDSMGGGRPMGMDFGGSRGMLSPTLGQPVRELDQTIGGGANLNMNMSVNMNMNLNLQMTPHQHMLLSQKMRSGGDLIGSQGGVGSEELVRAAQAQNSSGMTGSGQKMVIQGQFPQGQTGFPPGQGPYTSMQQEMSIDMFGPEHSSVGSTTRLSHMPMPSTPGSNPAGIGPVHMATNRSMGRRPTELTISVNQMGSPIMSHLKSPTLGQVNSPLVSSPSANLKSPQTPGGQMAVLPPSNPPSSLKSPQLLGSSLSGRSPSSSPGRLKSPQMNVPSPAWVPSPKTAIPSPGIPQGKQGIGMNSATSHGVVEQDGTPSQNPLSLMMSQMSKYAMPSSTPLYHNAIKTIATSDDELLPERVLLPPGSLQGPGMNTPVSLHLNLNASQSPMGNIRLQGQPTLSHEPPPPMLSSPGPPMHPPIGPIQNSLMISSVTQDPCCPCPGSQMMSSNQLVFPQRLQPGTPHNPPLPQGGGGSSMQPHYPDETPNQPRLPPRLSDPYGPGLPSLLTDPDLGEVIRQSASGIPEFDLSRIMPSEKPSSTLQYFPKGSTQHPKPHPTNMHLLGLQNMMVEQHSGRSGPSLPGPQRTLGVPPMHPMGRTGMAPPPQMAQQNFMLMKQRSVSGEMYPQSANMLSPQGVLGGHLHGQQSMMVGHQMRQRSVSLDTYIPGPGHLPF, encoded by the exons ATGCACCCTGAAAGCAAACTGGCCAATCATGGAAAGGCATCCAGCAATGGTGGACAATCACAGCTCACAAATGTGAACCAGGGGCCTAAAGGGACAGGGCTGCTCGGCCCCAAAGCTAATCACATGTCCCCAAGTGGTGTGGGCCTTAAGACCACACAAAACCAGGGTCCAAACCATGGCAAAGGGCAGAGAGATTCAGCTGGAGAGGCCGGAGAGCAGAGAGAGCCGGGAACTCCTTCAGTGGAACCAGAACCGAAAG CTCTTCCATGCACTGTTCCAGGAGAATTAGCCCCCCGTAGCAAGAGGCGTTGTGTCTTGGAACGGAAGCAGCCATACAGTGGAGATGAGTGGTGCTCAGGACCAGACAGTGAGGAGGATGAGAAGACTCTTGTGGTTCCACACA TGCCAGGATCAGGATCTGCTTCCCTTCCAGGACTCAATGACTCCAGCTCTTCCAGCACGCCACATGGGGCTGGCCAAAGTCTGCTTGGTGAGGGAGGAGGGCCAGGAGGCCCATCTAAGACTCCCTCCCAATATGTTTATGTCTTCACAACATATTTGGCAAACAC GGCTGCCGAAGCTGTCTTACAGGGCCGTGCAGATTCCATCCTGCTCTATCACCAGCAGAATGTACCCCGAGCAAAACTTGATGAG GATGCTCTCCAGAAATCCTCCAGTACTCCAGATCCAGTAGCAGAAGTTTCTGTGCCCACTCTACCCCATTCTGCTTCACCCACACCAGCCAACCATCCAACAACCACTTCTAATCAGACCCCTCCTGCTGCACTGCAAACTGAATCAGTTGTTGAGGAGACAAACCAAGAGTTAACCCCTAACACACTGGGAAATGGCAGTAGCTGTCCTGTCAGTAGCCATTCGAATCCTCCACCATTAGCTTCTGCTCCAATACCAGGAGAGGATCCTGGGTTTGTCAAAAGTGCACAAGGGACTGGTATGACACTGAACCAAGATGGACTTTCTAGAGAGCAACTTGAGCATCGGGAACGATCCCTCCAGACCTTGAGGGACATAGAAAGGTTGTTGCTTCACAGTGGTGCTGGTAATGAATCATTTTCAAAGCACACACCAAGTCCAGTAGAGGCACCTTTACCTCCTCATCCTCCATCTCATGCCTCTTCAAACCTTCCAACCCCAGTAAAAAAGTATGAGGAGCCCTTGCAGTCCATGATCACTCAGACCCAAAGTTTGGGGGGTCCAGGGATGGAACAAGACATGGGAGGTCCTCAGTCTGGACCTGATATGGGCCATCAGATGAGCCTTATGATGCAAAGGTTGGGACAAGACAGCCTTACACCAGAGCAGGCTGCATGGAGAAAACTTCAGGAGGAATATTATGCAGAAAAGCGGAGAAAGGAAGAGCACATGTCCATACATGGGAGGTCAGCACCTGATATGATGCTCAGGGGACCTCCTCCACCTTACCATAGCAAGCCTGGTGAACAGTGGATTAGTAATCGGTTACCTGTACCCTTAGAGGGGCAGGAGCCAATGCAGCTAAGAGGTGGAGGGATCACATTTCAAGGCTCACGATTTCCAGGCAGATATGGAGCCATGCAAAACTTACCAATGGACACAATGGGGGTTATGCAGAGACAAGGCAGGTGGCCTGAAGATATGACAACAATGGGAGGAGGGCAAGGTGGCTTTCCACAAGGGGGAATGGCATATCCTGGGGGAGGTCAGGGAGAAGTAGAGAGATTTTTAAATTCTCATTCACGAGATGAGTTCTTGCGACAACAGCTATTGGAGAAGCGCCCTGCAGGTATGCAGAGACAATTGTCAATTTCCAGTGGACAAGGCATTGATATGGAACGAATGATGATGCAACAGCGTCAAGGTGACTCTTCAATGTTCCAAGGTGATAGCATGGGTGGTGGCCGTCCCATGGGCATGGACTTTGGAGGTTCCCGCGGTATGCTGAGCCCCACTCTTGGGCAGCCAGTAAGAGAACTTGATCAAACAATAGGAGGAGGAGCTAACCTTAATATGAACATGAGTGTCAATATGAATATGAACCTAAATCTTCAAATGACACCCCACCAACACATGCTACTGTCACAGAAAATGAGGAGTGGAGGAGACCTAATAGGTTCTCAAGGAGGAGTGGGATCGGAGGAGCTGGTGCGGGCAGCACAAGCacaaaacagcagtggaatgaCAGGAAGTGGCCAGAAGATGGTAATTCAAGGTCAGTTCCCTCAGGGGCAGACAGGGTTTCCCCCAGGGCAGGGTCCATATACCAGCATGCAGCAGGAAATGAGCATAGACATGTTTGGACCAGAGCACAGTTCTGTGGGGAGCACCACACGACTCAGCCACATGCCAATGCCCTCAACACCTGGCTCCAATCCAGCAGGTATTGGACCAGTGCATATGGCTACCAACAGGAGTATGGGTCGCAGACCAACAGAACTGACAATCAGCGTAAATCAGATGGGATCACCTATTATGAGTCACCTTAAGTCTCCCACACTTGGACAAGTGAATTCACCCCTTGTCTCATCCCCTTCAGCTAACCTAAAGTCTCCCCAAACTCCAGGAGGTCAGATGGCTGTGCTCCCTCCCTCCAATCCCCCAAGTTCTCTCAAGTCTCCTCAATTACTGGGCTCATCCTTAAGTGGACGGTCACCCAGCAGCTCCCCTGGCAGACTAAAGTCACCTCAGATGAATGTACCCTCTCCAGCGTGGGTACCATCTCCTAAAACTGCCATTCCTAGTCCAGGTATTCCACAAGGAAAACAGGGAATAGGCATGAATTCTGCAACATCACATGGAGTCGTTGAACAGG ATGGAACTCCATCCCAGAATCCTCTGtccttgatgatgtcacagatgtCCAAGTATGCCATGCCTAGTTCCACTCCTTTGTATCACAATGCAATCAAAACGATTGCCACCTCTGATGATGAGCTATTGCCAGAGCGTGTTCTTCTTCCACCAGGTAGTCTACAAG GTCCTGGGATGAATACTCCTGTTTCTCTGCACTTGAATTTGAATGCTTCACAAAGCCCAATGGGAAACATCAGACTCCAAGGACAGCCAACTCTATCCCATGAACCTCCTCCTCCTATGCTTAGTTCGCCTGGTCCTCCGATGCATCCACCAATTGGTCCTATTCAGAACTCCTTGATGATTTCCTCGGTAACCCAGGATCCTTGTTGCCCTTGTCCTGGGTCACAAATGATGTCGTCTAACCAGCTCGTCTTCCCACAACGTCTTCAGCCTGGGACACCCCACAATCCACCTTTACCACAAGGAGGGGGAGGCAGTTCCATGCAGCCACACTATCCAGATGAAACACCAAATCAACCCCGCTTGCCTCCTAGATTATCAGATCCCTATGGCCCGGGTCTTCCATCTCTGCTCACTGACCCAGATCTGGGAGAGGTAATACGACAATCAGCCAGCGGTATTCCAGAATTTGACTTATCCCGGATCATGCCCTCAGAGAAGCCTAGTAGTACATTGCAGTACTTTCCCAAAGGAAGTACACAACACCCAAAACCACACCCCACTAATATGCACCTTCTTGGCCTGCAAAATATGATGGTAGAGCAACATTCGGGTCGTTCAGGCCCAAGTCTTCCAGGCCCACAGAGAACCCTGGGAGTGCCACCTATGCACCCTATGGGTAGGACAGGAATGGCGCCTCCACCTCAGATGGCGCAGCAGAACTTCATGCTTATGAAGCAACGGAGTGTGTCAGGGGAGATGTACCCACAGAGTGCCAATATGTTGTCACCACAGGGTGTTCTTGGAGGGCATCTGCATGGACAACAAAGCATGATGGTTGGACACCAAATGAGACAGCGCAGTGTATCCTTAGATACTTACATCCCAGGACCTGGACACCTACCATTTTAA
- the BCL9L gene encoding B-cell CLL/lymphoma 9-like protein isoform X5 yields the protein MHPESKLANHGKASSNGGQSQLTNVNQGPKGTGLLGPKANHMSPSGVGLKTTQNQGPNHGKGQRDSAGEAGEQREPGTPSVEPEPKGELAPRSKRRCVLERKQPYSGDEWCSGPDSEEDEKTLVVPHNCNAGDSVMSASTVPGSGSASLPGLNDSSSSSTPHGAGQSLLGEGGGPGGPSKTPSQYVYVFTTYLANTAAEAVLQGRADSILLYHQQNVPRAKLDEDALQKSSSTPDPVAEVSVPTLPHSASPTPANHPTTTSNQTPPAALQTESVVEETNQELTPNTLGNGSSCPVSSHSNPPPLASAPIPGEDPGFVKSAQGTGMTLNQDGLSREQLEHRERSLQTLRDIERLLLHSGAGNESFSKHTPSPVEAPLPPHPPSHASSNLPTPVKKYEEPLQSMITQTQSLGGPGMEQDMGGPQSGPDMGHQMSLMMQRLGQDSLTPEQAAWRKLQEEYYAEKRRKEEHMSIHGRSAPDMMLRGPPPPYHSKPGEQWISNRLPVPLEGQEPMQLRGGGITFQGSRFPGRYGAMQNLPMDTMGVMQRQGRWPEDMTTMGGGQGGFPQGGMAYPGGGQGEVERFLNSHSRDEFLRQQLLEKRPAGMQRQLSISSGQGIDMERMMMQQRQGDSSMFQGDSMGGGRPMGMDFGGSRGMLSPTLGQPVRELDQTIGGGANLNMNMSVNMNMNLNLQMTPHQHMLLSQKMRSGGDLIGSQGGVGSEELVRAAQAQNSSGMTGSGQKMVIQDGTPSQNPLSLMMSQMSKYAMPSSTPLYHNAIKTIATSDDELLPERVLLPPGSLQGPGMNTPVSLHLNLNASQSPMGNIRLQGQPTLSHEPPPPMLSSPGPPMHPPIGPIQNSLMISSVTQDPCCPCPGSQMMSSNQLVFPQRLQPGTPHNPPLPQGGGGSSMQPHYPDETPNQPRLPPRLSDPYGPGLPSLLTDPDLGEVIRQSASGIPEFDLSRIMPSEKPSSTLQYFPKGSTQHPKPHPTNMHLLGLQNMMVEQHSGRSGPSLPGPQRTLGVPPMHPMGRTGMAPPPQMAQQNFMLMKQRSVSGEMYPQSANMLSPQGVLGGHLHGQQSMMVGHQMRQRSVSLDTYIPGPGHLPF from the exons ATGCACCCTGAAAGCAAACTGGCCAATCATGGAAAGGCATCCAGCAATGGTGGACAATCACAGCTCACAAATGTGAACCAGGGGCCTAAAGGGACAGGGCTGCTCGGCCCCAAAGCTAATCACATGTCCCCAAGTGGTGTGGGCCTTAAGACCACACAAAACCAGGGTCCAAACCATGGCAAAGGGCAGAGAGATTCAGCTGGAGAGGCCGGAGAGCAGAGAGAGCCGGGAACTCCTTCAGTGGAACCAGAACCGAAAG GAGAATTAGCCCCCCGTAGCAAGAGGCGTTGTGTCTTGGAACGGAAGCAGCCATACAGTGGAGATGAGTGGTGCTCAGGACCAGACAGTGAGGAGGATGAGAAGACTCTTGTGGTTCCACACA ACTGTAATGCTGGTGATTCTGTGATGTCCGCCTCCACAGTGCCAGGATCAGGATCTGCTTCCCTTCCAGGACTCAATGACTCCAGCTCTTCCAGCACGCCACATGGGGCTGGCCAAAGTCTGCTTGGTGAGGGAGGAGGGCCAGGAGGCCCATCTAAGACTCCCTCCCAATATGTTTATGTCTTCACAACATATTTGGCAAACAC GGCTGCCGAAGCTGTCTTACAGGGCCGTGCAGATTCCATCCTGCTCTATCACCAGCAGAATGTACCCCGAGCAAAACTTGATGAG GATGCTCTCCAGAAATCCTCCAGTACTCCAGATCCAGTAGCAGAAGTTTCTGTGCCCACTCTACCCCATTCTGCTTCACCCACACCAGCCAACCATCCAACAACCACTTCTAATCAGACCCCTCCTGCTGCACTGCAAACTGAATCAGTTGTTGAGGAGACAAACCAAGAGTTAACCCCTAACACACTGGGAAATGGCAGTAGCTGTCCTGTCAGTAGCCATTCGAATCCTCCACCATTAGCTTCTGCTCCAATACCAGGAGAGGATCCTGGGTTTGTCAAAAGTGCACAAGGGACTGGTATGACACTGAACCAAGATGGACTTTCTAGAGAGCAACTTGAGCATCGGGAACGATCCCTCCAGACCTTGAGGGACATAGAAAGGTTGTTGCTTCACAGTGGTGCTGGTAATGAATCATTTTCAAAGCACACACCAAGTCCAGTAGAGGCACCTTTACCTCCTCATCCTCCATCTCATGCCTCTTCAAACCTTCCAACCCCAGTAAAAAAGTATGAGGAGCCCTTGCAGTCCATGATCACTCAGACCCAAAGTTTGGGGGGTCCAGGGATGGAACAAGACATGGGAGGTCCTCAGTCTGGACCTGATATGGGCCATCAGATGAGCCTTATGATGCAAAGGTTGGGACAAGACAGCCTTACACCAGAGCAGGCTGCATGGAGAAAACTTCAGGAGGAATATTATGCAGAAAAGCGGAGAAAGGAAGAGCACATGTCCATACATGGGAGGTCAGCACCTGATATGATGCTCAGGGGACCTCCTCCACCTTACCATAGCAAGCCTGGTGAACAGTGGATTAGTAATCGGTTACCTGTACCCTTAGAGGGGCAGGAGCCAATGCAGCTAAGAGGTGGAGGGATCACATTTCAAGGCTCACGATTTCCAGGCAGATATGGAGCCATGCAAAACTTACCAATGGACACAATGGGGGTTATGCAGAGACAAGGCAGGTGGCCTGAAGATATGACAACAATGGGAGGAGGGCAAGGTGGCTTTCCACAAGGGGGAATGGCATATCCTGGGGGAGGTCAGGGAGAAGTAGAGAGATTTTTAAATTCTCATTCACGAGATGAGTTCTTGCGACAACAGCTATTGGAGAAGCGCCCTGCAGGTATGCAGAGACAATTGTCAATTTCCAGTGGACAAGGCATTGATATGGAACGAATGATGATGCAACAGCGTCAAGGTGACTCTTCAATGTTCCAAGGTGATAGCATGGGTGGTGGCCGTCCCATGGGCATGGACTTTGGAGGTTCCCGCGGTATGCTGAGCCCCACTCTTGGGCAGCCAGTAAGAGAACTTGATCAAACAATAGGAGGAGGAGCTAACCTTAATATGAACATGAGTGTCAATATGAATATGAACCTAAATCTTCAAATGACACCCCACCAACACATGCTACTGTCACAGAAAATGAGGAGTGGAGGAGACCTAATAGGTTCTCAAGGAGGAGTGGGATCGGAGGAGCTGGTGCGGGCAGCACAAGCacaaaacagcagtggaatgaCAGGAAGTGGCCAGAAGATGGTAATTCAAG ATGGAACTCCATCCCAGAATCCTCTGtccttgatgatgtcacagatgtCCAAGTATGCCATGCCTAGTTCCACTCCTTTGTATCACAATGCAATCAAAACGATTGCCACCTCTGATGATGAGCTATTGCCAGAGCGTGTTCTTCTTCCACCAGGTAGTCTACAAG GTCCTGGGATGAATACTCCTGTTTCTCTGCACTTGAATTTGAATGCTTCACAAAGCCCAATGGGAAACATCAGACTCCAAGGACAGCCAACTCTATCCCATGAACCTCCTCCTCCTATGCTTAGTTCGCCTGGTCCTCCGATGCATCCACCAATTGGTCCTATTCAGAACTCCTTGATGATTTCCTCGGTAACCCAGGATCCTTGTTGCCCTTGTCCTGGGTCACAAATGATGTCGTCTAACCAGCTCGTCTTCCCACAACGTCTTCAGCCTGGGACACCCCACAATCCACCTTTACCACAAGGAGGGGGAGGCAGTTCCATGCAGCCACACTATCCAGATGAAACACCAAATCAACCCCGCTTGCCTCCTAGATTATCAGATCCCTATGGCCCGGGTCTTCCATCTCTGCTCACTGACCCAGATCTGGGAGAGGTAATACGACAATCAGCCAGCGGTATTCCAGAATTTGACTTATCCCGGATCATGCCCTCAGAGAAGCCTAGTAGTACATTGCAGTACTTTCCCAAAGGAAGTACACAACACCCAAAACCACACCCCACTAATATGCACCTTCTTGGCCTGCAAAATATGATGGTAGAGCAACATTCGGGTCGTTCAGGCCCAAGTCTTCCAGGCCCACAGAGAACCCTGGGAGTGCCACCTATGCACCCTATGGGTAGGACAGGAATGGCGCCTCCACCTCAGATGGCGCAGCAGAACTTCATGCTTATGAAGCAACGGAGTGTGTCAGGGGAGATGTACCCACAGAGTGCCAATATGTTGTCACCACAGGGTGTTCTTGGAGGGCATCTGCATGGACAACAAAGCATGATGGTTGGACACCAAATGAGACAGCGCAGTGTATCCTTAGATACTTACATCCCAGGACCTGGACACCTACCATTTTAA
- the BCL9L gene encoding B-cell CLL/lymphoma 9-like protein isoform X4, with protein sequence MHPESKLANHGKASSNGGQSQLTNVNQGPKGTGLLGPKANHMSPSGVGLKTTQNQGPNHGKGQRDSAGEAGEQREPGTPSVEPEPKALPCTVPGELAPRSKRRCVLERKQPYSGDEWCSGPDSEEDEKTLVVPHNCNAGDSVMSASTVPGSGSASLPGLNDSSSSSTPHGAGQSLLGEGGGPGGPSKTPSQYVYVFTTYLANTAAEAVLQGRADSILLYHQQNVPRAKLDEDALQKSSSTPDPVAEVSVPTLPHSASPTPANHPTTTSNQTPPAALQTESVVEETNQELTPNTLGNGSSCPVSSHSNPPPLASAPIPGEDPGFVKSAQGTGMTLNQDGLSREQLEHRERSLQTLRDIERLLLHSGAGNESFSKHTPSPVEAPLPPHPPSHASSNLPTPVKKYEEPLQSMITQTQSLGGPGMEQDMGGPQSGPDMGHQMSLMMQRLGQDSLTPEQAAWRKLQEEYYAEKRRKEEHMSIHGRSAPDMMLRGPPPPYHSKPGEQWISNRLPVPLEGQEPMQLRGGGITFQGSRFPGRYGAMQNLPMDTMGVMQRQGRWPEDMTTMGGGQGGFPQGGMAYPGGGQGEVERFLNSHSRDEFLRQQLLEKRPAGMQRQLSISSGQGIDMERMMMQQRQGDSSMFQGDSMGGGRPMGMDFGGSRGMLSPTLGQPVRELDQTIGGGANLNMNMSVNMNMNLNLQMTPHQHMLLSQKMRSGGDLIGSQGGVGSEELVRAAQAQNSSGMTGSGQKMVIQDGTPSQNPLSLMMSQMSKYAMPSSTPLYHNAIKTIATSDDELLPERVLLPPGSLQGPGMNTPVSLHLNLNASQSPMGNIRLQGQPTLSHEPPPPMLSSPGPPMHPPIGPIQNSLMISSVTQDPCCPCPGSQMMSSNQLVFPQRLQPGTPHNPPLPQGGGGSSMQPHYPDETPNQPRLPPRLSDPYGPGLPSLLTDPDLGEVIRQSASGIPEFDLSRIMPSEKPSSTLQYFPKGSTQHPKPHPTNMHLLGLQNMMVEQHSGRSGPSLPGPQRTLGVPPMHPMGRTGMAPPPQMAQQNFMLMKQRSVSGEMYPQSANMLSPQGVLGGHLHGQQSMMVGHQMRQRSVSLDTYIPGPGHLPF encoded by the exons ATGCACCCTGAAAGCAAACTGGCCAATCATGGAAAGGCATCCAGCAATGGTGGACAATCACAGCTCACAAATGTGAACCAGGGGCCTAAAGGGACAGGGCTGCTCGGCCCCAAAGCTAATCACATGTCCCCAAGTGGTGTGGGCCTTAAGACCACACAAAACCAGGGTCCAAACCATGGCAAAGGGCAGAGAGATTCAGCTGGAGAGGCCGGAGAGCAGAGAGAGCCGGGAACTCCTTCAGTGGAACCAGAACCGAAAG CTCTTCCATGCACTGTTCCAGGAGAATTAGCCCCCCGTAGCAAGAGGCGTTGTGTCTTGGAACGGAAGCAGCCATACAGTGGAGATGAGTGGTGCTCAGGACCAGACAGTGAGGAGGATGAGAAGACTCTTGTGGTTCCACACA ACTGTAATGCTGGTGATTCTGTGATGTCCGCCTCCACAGTGCCAGGATCAGGATCTGCTTCCCTTCCAGGACTCAATGACTCCAGCTCTTCCAGCACGCCACATGGGGCTGGCCAAAGTCTGCTTGGTGAGGGAGGAGGGCCAGGAGGCCCATCTAAGACTCCCTCCCAATATGTTTATGTCTTCACAACATATTTGGCAAACAC GGCTGCCGAAGCTGTCTTACAGGGCCGTGCAGATTCCATCCTGCTCTATCACCAGCAGAATGTACCCCGAGCAAAACTTGATGAG GATGCTCTCCAGAAATCCTCCAGTACTCCAGATCCAGTAGCAGAAGTTTCTGTGCCCACTCTACCCCATTCTGCTTCACCCACACCAGCCAACCATCCAACAACCACTTCTAATCAGACCCCTCCTGCTGCACTGCAAACTGAATCAGTTGTTGAGGAGACAAACCAAGAGTTAACCCCTAACACACTGGGAAATGGCAGTAGCTGTCCTGTCAGTAGCCATTCGAATCCTCCACCATTAGCTTCTGCTCCAATACCAGGAGAGGATCCTGGGTTTGTCAAAAGTGCACAAGGGACTGGTATGACACTGAACCAAGATGGACTTTCTAGAGAGCAACTTGAGCATCGGGAACGATCCCTCCAGACCTTGAGGGACATAGAAAGGTTGTTGCTTCACAGTGGTGCTGGTAATGAATCATTTTCAAAGCACACACCAAGTCCAGTAGAGGCACCTTTACCTCCTCATCCTCCATCTCATGCCTCTTCAAACCTTCCAACCCCAGTAAAAAAGTATGAGGAGCCCTTGCAGTCCATGATCACTCAGACCCAAAGTTTGGGGGGTCCAGGGATGGAACAAGACATGGGAGGTCCTCAGTCTGGACCTGATATGGGCCATCAGATGAGCCTTATGATGCAAAGGTTGGGACAAGACAGCCTTACACCAGAGCAGGCTGCATGGAGAAAACTTCAGGAGGAATATTATGCAGAAAAGCGGAGAAAGGAAGAGCACATGTCCATACATGGGAGGTCAGCACCTGATATGATGCTCAGGGGACCTCCTCCACCTTACCATAGCAAGCCTGGTGAACAGTGGATTAGTAATCGGTTACCTGTACCCTTAGAGGGGCAGGAGCCAATGCAGCTAAGAGGTGGAGGGATCACATTTCAAGGCTCACGATTTCCAGGCAGATATGGAGCCATGCAAAACTTACCAATGGACACAATGGGGGTTATGCAGAGACAAGGCAGGTGGCCTGAAGATATGACAACAATGGGAGGAGGGCAAGGTGGCTTTCCACAAGGGGGAATGGCATATCCTGGGGGAGGTCAGGGAGAAGTAGAGAGATTTTTAAATTCTCATTCACGAGATGAGTTCTTGCGACAACAGCTATTGGAGAAGCGCCCTGCAGGTATGCAGAGACAATTGTCAATTTCCAGTGGACAAGGCATTGATATGGAACGAATGATGATGCAACAGCGTCAAGGTGACTCTTCAATGTTCCAAGGTGATAGCATGGGTGGTGGCCGTCCCATGGGCATGGACTTTGGAGGTTCCCGCGGTATGCTGAGCCCCACTCTTGGGCAGCCAGTAAGAGAACTTGATCAAACAATAGGAGGAGGAGCTAACCTTAATATGAACATGAGTGTCAATATGAATATGAACCTAAATCTTCAAATGACACCCCACCAACACATGCTACTGTCACAGAAAATGAGGAGTGGAGGAGACCTAATAGGTTCTCAAGGAGGAGTGGGATCGGAGGAGCTGGTGCGGGCAGCACAAGCacaaaacagcagtggaatgaCAGGAAGTGGCCAGAAGATGGTAATTCAAG ATGGAACTCCATCCCAGAATCCTCTGtccttgatgatgtcacagatgtCCAAGTATGCCATGCCTAGTTCCACTCCTTTGTATCACAATGCAATCAAAACGATTGCCACCTCTGATGATGAGCTATTGCCAGAGCGTGTTCTTCTTCCACCAGGTAGTCTACAAG GTCCTGGGATGAATACTCCTGTTTCTCTGCACTTGAATTTGAATGCTTCACAAAGCCCAATGGGAAACATCAGACTCCAAGGACAGCCAACTCTATCCCATGAACCTCCTCCTCCTATGCTTAGTTCGCCTGGTCCTCCGATGCATCCACCAATTGGTCCTATTCAGAACTCCTTGATGATTTCCTCGGTAACCCAGGATCCTTGTTGCCCTTGTCCTGGGTCACAAATGATGTCGTCTAACCAGCTCGTCTTCCCACAACGTCTTCAGCCTGGGACACCCCACAATCCACCTTTACCACAAGGAGGGGGAGGCAGTTCCATGCAGCCACACTATCCAGATGAAACACCAAATCAACCCCGCTTGCCTCCTAGATTATCAGATCCCTATGGCCCGGGTCTTCCATCTCTGCTCACTGACCCAGATCTGGGAGAGGTAATACGACAATCAGCCAGCGGTATTCCAGAATTTGACTTATCCCGGATCATGCCCTCAGAGAAGCCTAGTAGTACATTGCAGTACTTTCCCAAAGGAAGTACACAACACCCAAAACCACACCCCACTAATATGCACCTTCTTGGCCTGCAAAATATGATGGTAGAGCAACATTCGGGTCGTTCAGGCCCAAGTCTTCCAGGCCCACAGAGAACCCTGGGAGTGCCACCTATGCACCCTATGGGTAGGACAGGAATGGCGCCTCCACCTCAGATGGCGCAGCAGAACTTCATGCTTATGAAGCAACGGAGTGTGTCAGGGGAGATGTACCCACAGAGTGCCAATATGTTGTCACCACAGGGTGTTCTTGGAGGGCATCTGCATGGACAACAAAGCATGATGGTTGGACACCAAATGAGACAGCGCAGTGTATCCTTAGATACTTACATCCCAGGACCTGGACACCTACCATTTTAA